A single region of the Marmota flaviventris isolate mMarFla1 chromosome 10, mMarFla1.hap1, whole genome shotgun sequence genome encodes:
- the Cdk11b gene encoding cyclin-dependent kinase 11B isoform X3, which translates to MSQSDDRDSKRDSLEEGELRDHRMEITIRNSPYRREDSMEDRGEEDDSLAIKPPQQMSRKEKAHHRKDEKRKEKRRHRSHSAEGGKHARVKEKEREHERRKRHREEQDKARREWERQKRRELAREHSRRERDRLEQLERKRERERKLREQQKEQREQKERERRAEERRKEREARREVSAHHRTVREDHSDKGKASHWSRSPSRPPRERFELGDGRKPVKEEKMEERDLLSDLQDISDSERKTSSAESSSAESGSGSEEEEEEEEEEEEEEGSTSEESEEEEEEEEEEEEEETGSNSEEASEQSAEEVSDEEMSEEEERGDENHVLVVPESRFDRDSGDSEEGEEEVGEGTPQSSAPTEGDYVPDSPALSPIELKQELPKYLPALQGCRSVEEFQCLNRIEEGTYGVVYRAKDKKTDEIVALKRLKMEKEKEGFPITSLREINTILKAQHPNIVTVREIVVGSNMDKIYIVMNYVEHDLKSLMETMKQPFLPGEVKTLMIQLLRGVKHLHDNWILHRDLKTSNLLLSHAGILKVGDFGLAREYGSPLKAYTPVVVTLWYRAPELLLGAKEYSTAVDMWSVGCIFGELLTQKPLFPGKSEIDQINKVFKDLGTPSEKIWPGYNDLPAVKKMTFSEHPYNNLRKRFGALLSDQGFDLMNKFLTYFPGRRINAEDGLKHEYFRETPLPIDPSMFPTWPAKSEQQRVKRGTSPRPPEGGLGYSQLGDDDLKETGFHLTTTNQGASAAGPGFSLKF; encoded by the exons ATGTCACAG tCTGATGACCGGGATTCCAAACGGGATTCCCTTGAGGAGGGGGAGCTGAGAGATCACCGCATGGAGATTACAATCAGGAACTCACCATACCGACGTGAGGATTCTATGGAAGACAG AGGAGAGGAAGACGATTCTCTGGCTATCAAACCACCCCAGCAGATGTCTCGGAAAGAAAAGGCTCATCACAGGAAAGacgaaaagagaaaagagaaacgcAGGCATCGCAGCCATTCAGCAGAAGGGG GGAAGCATGCTAgagtgaaagaaaaggaaagagaacacGAGCGTCGGAAACGCCATCGAGAAGAACAGGATAAAGCTCGCCGGGAATGGGAGAGACAGAAGCGGAGGGAGCTGGCACGAGAGCATTCCAGGAGAGAGAG GGACCGCCTGGAGCAgctggagaggaagagggagcgGGAGCGCAAGCTGAGGGAGCAGCAGAAGGAGCAGCGGGAGCAGAAGGAGCGGGAGCGCAGGGCCGAGGAGCGGCGCAAGGAGCGGGAGGCGCGGAGGgaag TCTCTGCACACCATCGCACAGTGCGGGAAGACCACAGTGACAAGGGGAAGGCCAGCCACTGGAGCCGCAGCCCGTCACGGCCACCAAGGGAACGCTTCGAGCTTGGAGACGGCAGGAAGCCAG tgaaagaagagaaaatggaagaaagagacCTGCTGTCTGACCTCCAGGACATCAGTGACAGCGAGAGGAAAACGAGCTCAGCTGAGTCCTCGTCAG CAGAATCAGGTTCGGgctcagaggaggaggaagaggaggaagaagaggaagaggaggaggaagggagcacCAGTGAggagtcagaggaggaggaggaggaggaagaggaggaggaggaggaggagactggGAGCAATTCTGAGGAGGCCTCCGAGCAGTCTGCAG AGGAAGTGAGCGATGAAGAGATGAGTGAAGAGGAAGAGCGAGGAGACGAGAACCACGTCCTGGTTG TTCCAGAGTCACGATTTGACCGAGATTCCGGGGACAGtgaagaaggggaggaagaagtgGGTGAGGGGACCCCACAGAGCAGCGCCCCAACCGAAGGGGACTACGTGCCTGACTCCCCAGCCCTATCGCCTATTGAGCTCAAGCAGGAGTTGCCCAAGTACCTGCCAGCCCTACAG GGCTGCCGGAGTGTGGAAGAGTTCCAGTGTCTCAACAGGATTGAAGAAGGTACCTATGGTGTGGTCTACAGAGCCAAGGACAAGAAAACAG ATGAAATTGTGGCTCTGAAGCGGTTGAagatggagaaggaaaaggaaggcttCCCAATCACATCTCTGAGGGAGATCAATACCATCCTCAAAGCCCAGCACCCCAACATCGTCACTGTTAGG GAGATCGTGGTGGGCAGCAACATGGACAAGATCTATATTGTCATGAACTACGTGGAGCATGACCTCAAGAGCCTCATGGAGACCATGAAGCAGCCGTTCCTGCCAG GGGAGGTAAAGACCCTGATGATCCAGCTGCTGCGTGGGGTGAAGCATTTGCATGACAACTGGATCCTGCACCGGGACCTCAAGACGTCCAACCTGCTGCTGAGCCACGCCGGCATCCTCAAG GTGGGTGACTTTGGCCTGGCTCGGGAGTATGGGTCGCCCCTGAAAGCCTACACCCCGGTCGTGGTGACCCTGTGGTACCGGGCCCCAGAGCTGCTGCTTGGCGCCAAG GAATACTCCACAGCTGTTGACATGTGGTCAGTGGGCTGCATCTTCGGAGAGCTGCTAACACAGAAGCCCCTGTTCCCTGGGAAGTCGGAAATTGATCAGATCAACAAGGTGTTTAAG GACCTGGGGACACCTAGTGAGAAGATCTGGCCTGGCTACAATGACCTCCCAGCTGTCAAGAAGATGACCTTCAGTGAACATCCCTACAACAACCTTCGCAAGCGCTTTGGGGCCTTGCTCTCAGACCAGGGCTTCGACCTCATGAACAA GTTCTTGACCTACTTTCCCGGGAGGAGGATCAATGCCGAAGATGGCCTCAAGCACGAATATTTCCGCGAGACCCCTCTCCCCATTGACCCCTCGATGTTCCCCACATGGCCTGCCAAGAGCGAGCAGCAGAGGGTGAAGCGGGGCACGAGCCCCCGGCCCCCTGAGGGTGGCCTGGGCTACAGCCAGCTG GGGGACGATGACCTGAAGGAGACGGGCTTCCACCTCACCACCACCAACCAGGGGGCTTCGGCTGCAGGCCCTGGCTTCAGCCTCAAGTTCTGA
- the Cdk11b gene encoding cyclin-dependent kinase 11B isoform X1, whose amino-acid sequence MGDEKDSWKVKTLDEILQEKKRRKEQEEKAEIKRLKNSDDRDSKRDSLEEGELRDHRMEITIRNSPYRREDSMEDRGEEDDSLAIKPPQQMSRKEKAHHRKDEKRKEKRRHRSHSAEGGKHARVKEKEREHERRKRHREEQDKARREWERQKRRELAREHSRRERDRLEQLERKRERERKLREQQKEQREQKERERRAEERRKEREARREVSAHHRTVREDHSDKGKASHWSRSPSRPPRERFELGDGRKPVKEEKMEERDLLSDLQDISDSERKTSSAESSSAESGSGSEEEEEEEEEEEEEEGSTSEESEEEEEEEEEEEEEETGSNSEEASEQSAEEVSDEEMSEEEERGDENHVLVVPESRFDRDSGDSEEGEEEVGEGTPQSSAPTEGDYVPDSPALSPIELKQELPKYLPALQGCRSVEEFQCLNRIEEGTYGVVYRAKDKKTDEIVALKRLKMEKEKEGFPITSLREINTILKAQHPNIVTVREIVVGSNMDKIYIVMNYVEHDLKSLMETMKQPFLPGEVKTLMIQLLRGVKHLHDNWILHRDLKTSNLLLSHAGILKVGDFGLAREYGSPLKAYTPVVVTLWYRAPELLLGAKEYSTAVDMWSVGCIFGELLTQKPLFPGKSEIDQINKVFKDLGTPSEKIWPGYNDLPAVKKMTFSEHPYNNLRKRFGALLSDQGFDLMNKFLTYFPGRRINAEDGLKHEYFRETPLPIDPSMFPTWPAKSEQQRVKRGTSPRPPEGGLGYSQLGDDDLKETGFHLTTTNQGASAAGPGFSLKF is encoded by the exons ATGGGTGATGAAAAGGACTCTTGGAAAGTGAAAACTTTAGATGAAATTCTCCAGGAAAAGAAACGAAGGAAGGAACAAGAGGAGAAAGCAGAGATAAAACGCTTAAAAAAT tCTGATGACCGGGATTCCAAACGGGATTCCCTTGAGGAGGGGGAGCTGAGAGATCACCGCATGGAGATTACAATCAGGAACTCACCATACCGACGTGAGGATTCTATGGAAGACAG AGGAGAGGAAGACGATTCTCTGGCTATCAAACCACCCCAGCAGATGTCTCGGAAAGAAAAGGCTCATCACAGGAAAGacgaaaagagaaaagagaaacgcAGGCATCGCAGCCATTCAGCAGAAGGGG GGAAGCATGCTAgagtgaaagaaaaggaaagagaacacGAGCGTCGGAAACGCCATCGAGAAGAACAGGATAAAGCTCGCCGGGAATGGGAGAGACAGAAGCGGAGGGAGCTGGCACGAGAGCATTCCAGGAGAGAGAG GGACCGCCTGGAGCAgctggagaggaagagggagcgGGAGCGCAAGCTGAGGGAGCAGCAGAAGGAGCAGCGGGAGCAGAAGGAGCGGGAGCGCAGGGCCGAGGAGCGGCGCAAGGAGCGGGAGGCGCGGAGGgaag TCTCTGCACACCATCGCACAGTGCGGGAAGACCACAGTGACAAGGGGAAGGCCAGCCACTGGAGCCGCAGCCCGTCACGGCCACCAAGGGAACGCTTCGAGCTTGGAGACGGCAGGAAGCCAG tgaaagaagagaaaatggaagaaagagacCTGCTGTCTGACCTCCAGGACATCAGTGACAGCGAGAGGAAAACGAGCTCAGCTGAGTCCTCGTCAG CAGAATCAGGTTCGGgctcagaggaggaggaagaggaggaagaagaggaagaggaggaggaagggagcacCAGTGAggagtcagaggaggaggaggaggaggaagaggaggaggaggaggaggagactggGAGCAATTCTGAGGAGGCCTCCGAGCAGTCTGCAG AGGAAGTGAGCGATGAAGAGATGAGTGAAGAGGAAGAGCGAGGAGACGAGAACCACGTCCTGGTTG TTCCAGAGTCACGATTTGACCGAGATTCCGGGGACAGtgaagaaggggaggaagaagtgGGTGAGGGGACCCCACAGAGCAGCGCCCCAACCGAAGGGGACTACGTGCCTGACTCCCCAGCCCTATCGCCTATTGAGCTCAAGCAGGAGTTGCCCAAGTACCTGCCAGCCCTACAG GGCTGCCGGAGTGTGGAAGAGTTCCAGTGTCTCAACAGGATTGAAGAAGGTACCTATGGTGTGGTCTACAGAGCCAAGGACAAGAAAACAG ATGAAATTGTGGCTCTGAAGCGGTTGAagatggagaaggaaaaggaaggcttCCCAATCACATCTCTGAGGGAGATCAATACCATCCTCAAAGCCCAGCACCCCAACATCGTCACTGTTAGG GAGATCGTGGTGGGCAGCAACATGGACAAGATCTATATTGTCATGAACTACGTGGAGCATGACCTCAAGAGCCTCATGGAGACCATGAAGCAGCCGTTCCTGCCAG GGGAGGTAAAGACCCTGATGATCCAGCTGCTGCGTGGGGTGAAGCATTTGCATGACAACTGGATCCTGCACCGGGACCTCAAGACGTCCAACCTGCTGCTGAGCCACGCCGGCATCCTCAAG GTGGGTGACTTTGGCCTGGCTCGGGAGTATGGGTCGCCCCTGAAAGCCTACACCCCGGTCGTGGTGACCCTGTGGTACCGGGCCCCAGAGCTGCTGCTTGGCGCCAAG GAATACTCCACAGCTGTTGACATGTGGTCAGTGGGCTGCATCTTCGGAGAGCTGCTAACACAGAAGCCCCTGTTCCCTGGGAAGTCGGAAATTGATCAGATCAACAAGGTGTTTAAG GACCTGGGGACACCTAGTGAGAAGATCTGGCCTGGCTACAATGACCTCCCAGCTGTCAAGAAGATGACCTTCAGTGAACATCCCTACAACAACCTTCGCAAGCGCTTTGGGGCCTTGCTCTCAGACCAGGGCTTCGACCTCATGAACAA GTTCTTGACCTACTTTCCCGGGAGGAGGATCAATGCCGAAGATGGCCTCAAGCACGAATATTTCCGCGAGACCCCTCTCCCCATTGACCCCTCGATGTTCCCCACATGGCCTGCCAAGAGCGAGCAGCAGAGGGTGAAGCGGGGCACGAGCCCCCGGCCCCCTGAGGGTGGCCTGGGCTACAGCCAGCTG GGGGACGATGACCTGAAGGAGACGGGCTTCCACCTCACCACCACCAACCAGGGGGCTTCGGCTGCAGGCCCTGGCTTCAGCCTCAAGTTCTGA
- the Cdk11b gene encoding cyclin-dependent kinase 11B isoform X2 has protein sequence MGDEKDSWKVKTLDEILQEKKRRKEQEEKAEIKRLKNSDDRDSKRDSLEEGELRDHRMEITIRNSPYRREDSMEDRGEEDDSLAIKPPQQMSRKEKAHHRKDEKRKEKRRHRSHSAEGGKHARVKEKEREHERRKRHREEQDKARREWERQKRRELAREHSRRERDRLEQLERKRERERKLREQQKEQREQKERERRAEERRKEREARREVSAHHRTVREDHSDKGKASHWSRSPSRPPRERFELGDGRKPVKEEKMEERDLLSDLQDISDSERKTSSAESSSESGSGSEEEEEEEEEEEEEEGSTSEESEEEEEEEEEEEEEETGSNSEEASEQSAEEVSDEEMSEEEERGDENHVLVVPESRFDRDSGDSEEGEEEVGEGTPQSSAPTEGDYVPDSPALSPIELKQELPKYLPALQGCRSVEEFQCLNRIEEGTYGVVYRAKDKKTDEIVALKRLKMEKEKEGFPITSLREINTILKAQHPNIVTVREIVVGSNMDKIYIVMNYVEHDLKSLMETMKQPFLPGEVKTLMIQLLRGVKHLHDNWILHRDLKTSNLLLSHAGILKVGDFGLAREYGSPLKAYTPVVVTLWYRAPELLLGAKEYSTAVDMWSVGCIFGELLTQKPLFPGKSEIDQINKVFKDLGTPSEKIWPGYNDLPAVKKMTFSEHPYNNLRKRFGALLSDQGFDLMNKFLTYFPGRRINAEDGLKHEYFRETPLPIDPSMFPTWPAKSEQQRVKRGTSPRPPEGGLGYSQLGDDDLKETGFHLTTTNQGASAAGPGFSLKF, from the exons ATGGGTGATGAAAAGGACTCTTGGAAAGTGAAAACTTTAGATGAAATTCTCCAGGAAAAGAAACGAAGGAAGGAACAAGAGGAGAAAGCAGAGATAAAACGCTTAAAAAAT tCTGATGACCGGGATTCCAAACGGGATTCCCTTGAGGAGGGGGAGCTGAGAGATCACCGCATGGAGATTACAATCAGGAACTCACCATACCGACGTGAGGATTCTATGGAAGACAG AGGAGAGGAAGACGATTCTCTGGCTATCAAACCACCCCAGCAGATGTCTCGGAAAGAAAAGGCTCATCACAGGAAAGacgaaaagagaaaagagaaacgcAGGCATCGCAGCCATTCAGCAGAAGGGG GGAAGCATGCTAgagtgaaagaaaaggaaagagaacacGAGCGTCGGAAACGCCATCGAGAAGAACAGGATAAAGCTCGCCGGGAATGGGAGAGACAGAAGCGGAGGGAGCTGGCACGAGAGCATTCCAGGAGAGAGAG GGACCGCCTGGAGCAgctggagaggaagagggagcgGGAGCGCAAGCTGAGGGAGCAGCAGAAGGAGCAGCGGGAGCAGAAGGAGCGGGAGCGCAGGGCCGAGGAGCGGCGCAAGGAGCGGGAGGCGCGGAGGgaag TCTCTGCACACCATCGCACAGTGCGGGAAGACCACAGTGACAAGGGGAAGGCCAGCCACTGGAGCCGCAGCCCGTCACGGCCACCAAGGGAACGCTTCGAGCTTGGAGACGGCAGGAAGCCAG tgaaagaagagaaaatggaagaaagagacCTGCTGTCTGACCTCCAGGACATCAGTGACAGCGAGAGGAAAACGAGCTCAGCTGAGTCCTCGTCAG AATCAGGTTCGGgctcagaggaggaggaagaggaggaagaagaggaagaggaggaggaagggagcacCAGTGAggagtcagaggaggaggaggaggaggaagaggaggaggaggaggaggagactggGAGCAATTCTGAGGAGGCCTCCGAGCAGTCTGCAG AGGAAGTGAGCGATGAAGAGATGAGTGAAGAGGAAGAGCGAGGAGACGAGAACCACGTCCTGGTTG TTCCAGAGTCACGATTTGACCGAGATTCCGGGGACAGtgaagaaggggaggaagaagtgGGTGAGGGGACCCCACAGAGCAGCGCCCCAACCGAAGGGGACTACGTGCCTGACTCCCCAGCCCTATCGCCTATTGAGCTCAAGCAGGAGTTGCCCAAGTACCTGCCAGCCCTACAG GGCTGCCGGAGTGTGGAAGAGTTCCAGTGTCTCAACAGGATTGAAGAAGGTACCTATGGTGTGGTCTACAGAGCCAAGGACAAGAAAACAG ATGAAATTGTGGCTCTGAAGCGGTTGAagatggagaaggaaaaggaaggcttCCCAATCACATCTCTGAGGGAGATCAATACCATCCTCAAAGCCCAGCACCCCAACATCGTCACTGTTAGG GAGATCGTGGTGGGCAGCAACATGGACAAGATCTATATTGTCATGAACTACGTGGAGCATGACCTCAAGAGCCTCATGGAGACCATGAAGCAGCCGTTCCTGCCAG GGGAGGTAAAGACCCTGATGATCCAGCTGCTGCGTGGGGTGAAGCATTTGCATGACAACTGGATCCTGCACCGGGACCTCAAGACGTCCAACCTGCTGCTGAGCCACGCCGGCATCCTCAAG GTGGGTGACTTTGGCCTGGCTCGGGAGTATGGGTCGCCCCTGAAAGCCTACACCCCGGTCGTGGTGACCCTGTGGTACCGGGCCCCAGAGCTGCTGCTTGGCGCCAAG GAATACTCCACAGCTGTTGACATGTGGTCAGTGGGCTGCATCTTCGGAGAGCTGCTAACACAGAAGCCCCTGTTCCCTGGGAAGTCGGAAATTGATCAGATCAACAAGGTGTTTAAG GACCTGGGGACACCTAGTGAGAAGATCTGGCCTGGCTACAATGACCTCCCAGCTGTCAAGAAGATGACCTTCAGTGAACATCCCTACAACAACCTTCGCAAGCGCTTTGGGGCCTTGCTCTCAGACCAGGGCTTCGACCTCATGAACAA GTTCTTGACCTACTTTCCCGGGAGGAGGATCAATGCCGAAGATGGCCTCAAGCACGAATATTTCCGCGAGACCCCTCTCCCCATTGACCCCTCGATGTTCCCCACATGGCCTGCCAAGAGCGAGCAGCAGAGGGTGAAGCGGGGCACGAGCCCCCGGCCCCCTGAGGGTGGCCTGGGCTACAGCCAGCTG GGGGACGATGACCTGAAGGAGACGGGCTTCCACCTCACCACCACCAACCAGGGGGCTTCGGCTGCAGGCCCTGGCTTCAGCCTCAAGTTCTGA
- the Cdk11b gene encoding cyclin-dependent kinase 11B isoform X4, translated as MEERDLLSDLQDISDSERKTSSAESSSAESGSGSEEEEEEEEEEEEEEGSTSEESEEEEEEEEEEEEEETGSNSEEASEQSAEEVSDEEMSEEEERGDENHVLVVPESRFDRDSGDSEEGEEEVGEGTPQSSAPTEGDYVPDSPALSPIELKQELPKYLPALQGCRSVEEFQCLNRIEEGTYGVVYRAKDKKTDEIVALKRLKMEKEKEGFPITSLREINTILKAQHPNIVTVREIVVGSNMDKIYIVMNYVEHDLKSLMETMKQPFLPGEVKTLMIQLLRGVKHLHDNWILHRDLKTSNLLLSHAGILKVGDFGLAREYGSPLKAYTPVVVTLWYRAPELLLGAKEYSTAVDMWSVGCIFGELLTQKPLFPGKSEIDQINKVFKDLGTPSEKIWPGYNDLPAVKKMTFSEHPYNNLRKRFGALLSDQGFDLMNKFLTYFPGRRINAEDGLKHEYFRETPLPIDPSMFPTWPAKSEQQRVKRGTSPRPPEGGLGYSQLGDDDLKETGFHLTTTNQGASAAGPGFSLKF; from the exons atggaagaaagagacCTGCTGTCTGACCTCCAGGACATCAGTGACAGCGAGAGGAAAACGAGCTCAGCTGAGTCCTCGTCAG CAGAATCAGGTTCGGgctcagaggaggaggaagaggaggaagaagaggaagaggaggaggaagggagcacCAGTGAggagtcagaggaggaggaggaggaggaagaggaggaggaggaggaggagactggGAGCAATTCTGAGGAGGCCTCCGAGCAGTCTGCAG AGGAAGTGAGCGATGAAGAGATGAGTGAAGAGGAAGAGCGAGGAGACGAGAACCACGTCCTGGTTG TTCCAGAGTCACGATTTGACCGAGATTCCGGGGACAGtgaagaaggggaggaagaagtgGGTGAGGGGACCCCACAGAGCAGCGCCCCAACCGAAGGGGACTACGTGCCTGACTCCCCAGCCCTATCGCCTATTGAGCTCAAGCAGGAGTTGCCCAAGTACCTGCCAGCCCTACAG GGCTGCCGGAGTGTGGAAGAGTTCCAGTGTCTCAACAGGATTGAAGAAGGTACCTATGGTGTGGTCTACAGAGCCAAGGACAAGAAAACAG ATGAAATTGTGGCTCTGAAGCGGTTGAagatggagaaggaaaaggaaggcttCCCAATCACATCTCTGAGGGAGATCAATACCATCCTCAAAGCCCAGCACCCCAACATCGTCACTGTTAGG GAGATCGTGGTGGGCAGCAACATGGACAAGATCTATATTGTCATGAACTACGTGGAGCATGACCTCAAGAGCCTCATGGAGACCATGAAGCAGCCGTTCCTGCCAG GGGAGGTAAAGACCCTGATGATCCAGCTGCTGCGTGGGGTGAAGCATTTGCATGACAACTGGATCCTGCACCGGGACCTCAAGACGTCCAACCTGCTGCTGAGCCACGCCGGCATCCTCAAG GTGGGTGACTTTGGCCTGGCTCGGGAGTATGGGTCGCCCCTGAAAGCCTACACCCCGGTCGTGGTGACCCTGTGGTACCGGGCCCCAGAGCTGCTGCTTGGCGCCAAG GAATACTCCACAGCTGTTGACATGTGGTCAGTGGGCTGCATCTTCGGAGAGCTGCTAACACAGAAGCCCCTGTTCCCTGGGAAGTCGGAAATTGATCAGATCAACAAGGTGTTTAAG GACCTGGGGACACCTAGTGAGAAGATCTGGCCTGGCTACAATGACCTCCCAGCTGTCAAGAAGATGACCTTCAGTGAACATCCCTACAACAACCTTCGCAAGCGCTTTGGGGCCTTGCTCTCAGACCAGGGCTTCGACCTCATGAACAA GTTCTTGACCTACTTTCCCGGGAGGAGGATCAATGCCGAAGATGGCCTCAAGCACGAATATTTCCGCGAGACCCCTCTCCCCATTGACCCCTCGATGTTCCCCACATGGCCTGCCAAGAGCGAGCAGCAGAGGGTGAAGCGGGGCACGAGCCCCCGGCCCCCTGAGGGTGGCCTGGGCTACAGCCAGCTG GGGGACGATGACCTGAAGGAGACGGGCTTCCACCTCACCACCACCAACCAGGGGGCTTCGGCTGCAGGCCCTGGCTTCAGCCTCAAGTTCTGA